A section of the Streptomyces sp. CG1 genome encodes:
- a CDS encoding DPP IV N-terminal domain-containing protein, protein MSTTQDYQAAEQLLRRPARPGELVVGDRVRPQWIDSGARFWYAVSNGVGRRFVLVDPAAGTREPAFDHARLAAALAAASGHQVDPEGLPFLAIELAVGAVEFDAFGEHWRCRLDDYACERAEFTPPGNPLEVPSPDKKVAVSRRGHDLWARSLSDGREWALTTDGEPDHGYGYGPDCMSNATLLRKFGLPHLPPAVAWSPDSTKVLAHRTDERGVRQTHLVEARPADGGAPLVRTQRYAYAGDENIPQAELVVLDVAEGTVVRARTEPLLMPQLSPITAKWAWWADDGSAVYFLSQPRDMRTLTLHRLDAATGEVTSVLSETGATRVEPNQWLYEPPIVRGLAGEVLWYSQRDGWGHLYRYDLRTGALLGQVTSGQWAVRQILYVDEAERVVYFTASGLVAEDPYRRTVCRVGLDGSGFAKVTDDGLDHVVTVPDHPEFFIDSASAVDTPPVTRVRDWAGRVLVELERADIGKLTALGWTPPERFRVKAADGVTDIYGVLYRPRGFDPARRYPVVDTIYPGPQVNRVAPCFDPGGMGLDAEPLAALGFVVVAVDGRGTPGRSKPFHDASYGRLADAGCLDDHVAALRQLAETRPWLDLDRVAAFGHSGGGFAAVRALLDFPEVYRTGVALSGYHDARFFNQAFIEAYDGADNPEAWARTSNVDIADRLAGKLLLIHGELDDQVHPDHTLRLADRLIAADKDFELLIVPGAEHMFIDCLAYVRKRCWDFLVRELTGTQPPAYRPAPIVIGPELLGDLFA, encoded by the coding sequence ATGAGCACCACTCAGGACTACCAGGCCGCGGAGCAGCTACTCCGCCGCCCCGCCCGCCCTGGCGAGCTCGTCGTCGGCGACAGGGTCAGGCCGCAGTGGATCGACTCGGGCGCCCGTTTCTGGTACGCGGTGAGCAACGGCGTCGGCCGGCGGTTCGTGCTGGTCGACCCGGCGGCCGGCACCCGCGAGCCGGCCTTCGACCACGCCCGGCTCGCCGCCGCGCTGGCCGCCGCCTCCGGGCACCAGGTCGACCCCGAGGGCCTGCCGTTCCTGGCCATCGAACTGGCCGTGGGCGCTGTGGAGTTCGACGCGTTCGGCGAGCACTGGCGCTGCCGCCTGGACGACTACGCCTGCGAGCGGGCCGAGTTCACACCGCCGGGCAACCCGCTGGAGGTGCCGTCACCCGACAAGAAGGTCGCGGTGTCCCGGCGGGGGCACGACCTGTGGGCGCGCTCGCTGTCCGACGGCCGTGAGTGGGCGCTGACCACCGACGGCGAGCCCGATCACGGGTACGGGTACGGCCCGGACTGCATGAGCAACGCCACCCTGCTGCGCAAGTTCGGCCTGCCGCACCTGCCGCCCGCGGTGGCCTGGTCGCCCGACTCCACGAAGGTGCTGGCGCATCGGACCGACGAGCGCGGCGTCCGGCAGACCCACCTCGTGGAGGCCAGGCCCGCCGACGGCGGCGCGCCCCTGGTGCGCACCCAGCGGTACGCCTACGCCGGGGACGAGAACATCCCGCAGGCCGAACTGGTCGTACTGGACGTCGCCGAGGGCACGGTGGTCCGTGCGCGGACCGAGCCGCTGCTCATGCCGCAGTTGTCGCCGATCACGGCCAAGTGGGCGTGGTGGGCGGACGACGGCTCGGCCGTCTACTTTCTCAGCCAGCCCCGCGACATGCGCACGCTCACCCTGCACCGGCTGGACGCGGCCACCGGCGAGGTCACCAGCGTGCTCAGCGAGACCGGGGCCACCCGGGTGGAGCCCAACCAGTGGCTGTACGAGCCGCCGATCGTGCGGGGGCTGGCCGGCGAGGTGCTGTGGTACTCGCAGCGGGACGGCTGGGGCCACCTGTACCGGTACGACCTGCGCACCGGCGCACTGCTCGGACAGGTCACCTCCGGGCAGTGGGCGGTACGGCAGATCCTGTACGTCGACGAGGCCGAGCGGGTGGTGTACTTCACCGCCTCCGGGCTGGTCGCGGAGGATCCGTACCGGCGCACGGTGTGCCGGGTCGGCCTGGACGGCTCCGGCTTCGCCAAGGTCACCGACGACGGGCTGGACCACGTCGTCACCGTGCCGGACCACCCGGAGTTCTTCATCGACTCCGCGTCCGCCGTCGACACCCCGCCGGTGACCCGCGTCCGCGACTGGGCCGGGCGGGTGCTGGTCGAGCTGGAGCGCGCCGACATCGGCAAGCTCACCGCCCTCGGATGGACCCCGCCGGAACGGTTCCGCGTCAAGGCGGCCGACGGGGTGACGGACATCTACGGGGTGCTGTACCGGCCGCGGGGGTTCGACCCCGCCCGGCGCTACCCGGTGGTGGACACCATCTACCCCGGCCCGCAGGTCAACCGGGTCGCACCGTGCTTCGACCCCGGCGGGATGGGCCTCGACGCGGAACCCCTCGCGGCGCTGGGCTTCGTGGTGGTGGCGGTGGACGGGCGAGGCACGCCGGGGCGGAGCAAGCCCTTCCACGACGCCTCCTACGGCCGTCTGGCCGACGCGGGCTGCCTGGACGACCATGTCGCGGCGCTGCGGCAGCTGGCCGAGACCCGGCCGTGGCTGGACCTGGACCGGGTGGCCGCGTTCGGCCACTCCGGAGGCGGGTTCGCCGCGGTGCGGGCGCTGCTGGACTTCCCCGAGGTGTACCGGACCGGAGTCGCCCTCTCCGGATACCACGACGCCCGCTTCTTCAACCAGGCCTTCATCGAGGCCTACGACGGCGCGGACAACCCCGAGGCCTGGGCCCGTACCTCCAACGTGGACATCGCGGACCGGTTGGCGGGCAAGCTGCTGCTCATCCACGGCGAACTGGACGACCAGGTCCACCCGGACCACACGCTGCGGCTGGCCGACCGGCTCATCGCCGCCGACAAGGACTTCGAGCTGCTCATCGTGCCGGGGGCCGAGCACATGTTCATCGACTGCCTGGCCTACGTCCGCAAGCGCTGCTGGGACTTCCTGGTGCGCGAGCTGACGGGCACCCAGCCGCCAGCCTACCGCCCCGCCCCCATCGTCATCGGCCCCGAGCTGCTCGGCGACCTGTTCGCCTGA
- a CDS encoding DUF4097 family beta strand repeat-containing protein, with translation MQKFDTPTPIAAVLDIPAGRVQFIAADRGDTTVEVRPANAAKGRDVKAAEQTKVEYGDGVLRIEAPEAKNQVLGNTGSIDVTIQLPAGSRIEARTAACELRGVGRLGDVAFEGAYRQIKIDEAASIRLTAVDGDVEVGRLGGPAEISTARGDIRIAEAVRGTVVLRTQSGDISVTAATGVSASLDAGTSYGRVSNALKNDGTAELDIRATTSHGDITARSL, from the coding sequence ACATCCCCGCGGGGCGCGTCCAGTTCATCGCCGCCGACCGAGGCGACACCACGGTCGAGGTCCGGCCCGCCAACGCCGCGAAGGGCCGCGATGTGAAGGCGGCGGAGCAGACCAAGGTCGAATACGGCGACGGCGTCCTGCGGATCGAGGCCCCGGAGGCGAAGAACCAGGTCCTCGGCAACACCGGATCCATCGATGTGACCATCCAGCTGCCCGCGGGCTCCCGCATCGAGGCCAGGACCGCCGCCTGCGAACTGCGTGGCGTCGGCCGCCTCGGCGACGTCGCCTTCGAAGGCGCGTACCGCCAGATCAAGATCGACGAGGCCGCGAGCATCCGCCTCACCGCGGTCGACGGCGACGTCGAGGTCGGCCGGCTGGGCGGCCCCGCGGAGATCAGCACCGCGAGGGGCGACATCCGGATCGCCGAGGCCGTGCGCGGCACGGTCGTGCTGCGCACCCAGTCCGGCGACATCTCGGTCACCGCGGCCACCGGGGTCTCCGCCTCCCTGGACGCCGGCACCAGCTACGGCCGCGTCAGCAACGCCCTCAAGAACGACGGCACCGCCGAACTCGACATCCGCGCCACCACCTCCCACGGCGACATCACCGCCCGCAGCCTCTGA